A single genomic interval of Tursiops truncatus isolate mTurTru1 chromosome 1, mTurTru1.mat.Y, whole genome shotgun sequence harbors:
- the S1PR1 gene encoding sphingosine 1-phosphate receptor 1, with protein MGSTNIPLVKALRSSVSDYVNYDIIVRHYNYTGKLNIGADKENGIKLISVVFILICCFIILENIFVLLTIWKTKKFHRPMYYFIGNLALSDLLAGVAYTANLLLSGATTYKLTPAQWFLREGSMFVALSASVFSLLAIAIERYITMLKMKLHNGSNRFRSFLLISACWVISLILGGLPIMGWNCISTLPSCSTVLPLYHKHYILFCTTVFTLLLLSIVILYCRIYSLVRTRSRRLTFRKNISKASRSSEKSLALLKTVIIVLGVFIACWAPLFILLLLDVGCKVKTCDILFRTEYFLVLAVLNSGTNPIIYTLSNKEMRRAFVRIMSCCKCPSGDSTGKFTRPIIAGMEFSRSKSDNSSHPQKDDGDNPETIMSSGNVNSSS; from the coding sequence ATGGGGTCCACCAACATCCCTCTGGTCAAGGCCCTCCGCAGCTCTGTCTCCGATTATGTCAACTACGACATCATCGTCCGGCATTATAACTACACGGGAAAGCTGAATATCGGCGCGGACAAGGAAAACGGCATTAAACTGATCTCAGTGGTGTTCATTCTCATCTGCTGCTTTATCATCCTAGAGAACATCTTTGTTTTGCTGACCATTTGGAAAACCAAGAAGTTCCACCGACCCATGTACTATTTTATTGGCAACCTCGCCCTCTCAGACCTGTTGGCAGGAGTGGCCTACACAGCCAACCTGCTTTTGTCTGGGGCCACCACCTACAAGCTAACCCCCGCCCAGTGGTTTCTGCGGGAAGGGAGTATGTTTGTGGCCCTGTCTGCCTCCGTGTTCAGCCTCCTAGCCATTGCCATTGAGCGCTATATCACCATGCTGAAGATGAAACTCCACAATGGGAGCAACAGGTTCCGCTCCTTCCTGCTCATCAGTGCCTGCTGGGTTATCTCCCTCATCCTGGGGGGCCTGCCCATCATGGGCTGGAACTGCATCAGCACgctgcccagctgctccacagtgCTGCCGCTCTACCACAAGCACTATATCCTCTTCTGCACCACGGTCTTCACTCTGCTCCTTCTCTCCATCGTCATCCTGTACTGCAGGATCTACTCCTTGGTCAGGACTCGGAGCCGCCGTCTGACTTTCCGCAAGAACATTTCGAAGGCCAGCCGCAGCTCTGAGAAGTCGCTGGCACTGCTCAAGACTGTGATTATCGTCCTGGGCGTCTTCATCGCCTGCTGGGCGCCACTCTTCATCCTGCTTCTGCTGGACGTGGGCTGCAAGGTGAAGACCTGCGACATCCTCTTCAGAACGGAGTACTTCCTGGTGTTGGCTGTGCTCAACTCTGGCACCAACCCCATCATTTACACTTTGTCCAACAAGGAGATGCGTCGGGCCTTCGTCCGGATCATGTCCTGCTGCAAGTGCCCCAGCGGAGACTCCACCGGCAAATTCACACGACCCATCATCGCCGGCATGGAATTCAGCCGCAGTAAGTCAGACAACTCCTCCCACCCTCAGAAGGATGATGGGGATAACCCAGAGACCATTATGTCTTCTGGAAACGTCAACTCTTCTTCCTAA